A part of Neovison vison isolate M4711 chromosome 8, ASM_NN_V1, whole genome shotgun sequence genomic DNA contains:
- the LOC122915863 gene encoding WAP four-disulfide core domain protein 10A-like: MPTQALLLLFLLCELLLQAQGGHRKPKTMQKIELIKEIEVCEKHTNIYMCRRPCEYHQDCQANSICCSTFCGNICMSLQ; this comes from the exons ATGCCAACCCAGGctctgctgcttctcttcctcctctgtgagCTTCTGCTGCAGGCCCAGGGAGGGCACCGGAAACCGAAGACGATGCAGA AAATAGAGCTGATCAAAGAAATCGAGGTCTGTGAAAAGCATACCAACATATACATGTGCAGACGCCCCTGTGAATATCACCAAGATTGTCAAGCAAATAGCATATGTTGTTCAACCTTCTGTGGGAATATTTGCATGAGCCTGCAGTGA